The following proteins are encoded in a genomic region of Molothrus aeneus isolate 106 chromosome 14, BPBGC_Maene_1.0, whole genome shotgun sequence:
- the P2RY4 gene encoding P2Y purinoceptor 4 has protein sequence MATPVRMFPVSLWTPTPAPWPGENSTAAPEAKCVFNEEFKFILLPVSYSIVFVVGLPLNSWALWMFISRMRPWNATTTYMVNLALSDTLYVLSLPTLVYYYADRNNWPFGTGLCKIVRFLFYANLYSSILFLTCISVHRYMGICHPIRSLKWVKTKHARIICVAAWLVVIICLIPNLIFVTTSSKGNTTLCHDTTKPEEFDHYVHYSSSIMALLFGVPFLVIVLCYCLMAKRLCKPSFSSPGLRMPSYKRRSIKMIIVVLAVFAICFVPFHITRTLYYTSRYFQADCRTLNIINFSYKITRPLASINSCLDPILYFMAGDKYRGRLRRGAAQRLRPVPTLDLALVSPFADSLTDGSHVASVTRGTGTARSGGGC, from the coding sequence ATGGCCACTCCGGTGAGGATGTTCCCAGTTTCCCTGTGGACACCGACGCCGGCTCCCTGGCCAGGGgagaacagcacagcagcacccgAGGCTAAGTGTGTCTTCAACGAGGAGTTCAAGTTCATCCTGCTGCCCGTCTCCTACAGCATCGTCTTCGTGGTGGGGCTGCCCCTCAACTCCTGGGCCCTGTGGATGTTCATCTCCAGGATGAGGCCCTGGAATGCCACCACCACCTACATGGTCAACCTGGCCCTCTCGGACACACTCtatgtcctgtccctgcccaccctggtCTATTATTACGCCGACCGCAACAATTGGCCCTTCgggacagggctgtgcaagATCGTGCGCTTCCTCTTCTACGCCAACCTCTACAGCAGCATCCTCTTCCTCACCTGCATCAGCGTGCACCGCTACATGGGCATCTGCCACCCCATCCGCTCCCTCAAGTGGGTGAAGACCAAGCACGCCCGCATCATCTGTGTGGCAGCCTGGCTCGTGGTCATCATCTGCCTCATCCCCAACCTCATCTTCGTCACCACCAGCTCCAAGGGCAACACCACCCTGTGCCACGACACCACCAAGCCTGAGGAGTTCGACCACTATGTGCACTACAGCTCCTCCATCATGGCCCTGCTCTTCGGGGTGCCCTTCCTGGTCATCGTGCTGTGCTACTGCCTGATGGCCAAGCGGCTCTGCAAGCCCAGCTTCTCCAGCCCCGGCCTCCGCATGCCCTCCTATAAGAGGCGCTCAATCAAGATGATCATCGTGGTGCTGGCCGTCTTCGCCATCTGCTTCGTGCCCTTCCACATCACCCGCACCCTCTACTACACCTCCCGCTACTTCCAGGCCGACTGCAGGACCCTCAACATCATCAACTTCAGCTACAAGATCACGCGGCCGCTGGCCAGCATCAACAGCTGCCTGGACCCCATCCTGTACTTCATGGCTGGGGACAAGTACCGGGGCCGGCTGCGCCGCGGGGCCGCCCAGCGCCTCCGGCCCGTGCCCACGCTGGACCTGGCCCTGGTGTCACCCTTTGCAGACAGCCTCACGGACGGCAGCCACGTGGCCAGTGTCACCCGAGGGACCGGGACTGCACGGAGTGGAGGCGGGTGCTGA